A stretch of the Xylocopa sonorina isolate GNS202 chromosome 12, iyXylSono1_principal, whole genome shotgun sequence genome encodes the following:
- the Pds5 gene encoding cohesin associated factor B pds5 isoform X3, with amino-acid sequence MSEIVYPQGCRSVTEDLGPDELIRRLKTLAHTLQAMGQDEGMYQQYIPLALHLAEEHFLMHQSKDVQLLIACCIADVLRVYAPEAPYKDAEQVKTIFLFLIKQLAGLKDPKDPAFKRYFYLLENLAYVKSFNMCFELEDCQEIFCALFSLMFRIVNDEHSGKVKSFMLDVLCPLITESDIVSNELLDIILMNIVEPNKTQKKNAYLLAKELVIKCSDTLEPYIQAFFNHVLILGKEEKSLQICKKVYDLIYELNHICPSVLLSVLPQLECKLKSSSETERLGAVALLARMFSEKGSQLAVQHTQLWRAFLGRFNDISVSIRIKCVQYSMHFLLNHPELRKDITDTLKLRQHDADESVRYEVVMAIVTTARRDFEVVSDSEDLLEFVKERTLDKKFKIRKEAMAGLAMIYKKHLNDADVPQATKKAVTWIKDKILHGYYMAGMEDRLLVERLLNTCLVPYQLPAGERMKKLYHLLGTIDDHASKAFVELQKHQLAVRRAVVEWLEIVKKPDAMVELVAKIHQISRFLPDPMKVQEFLQKFSAHMRKDSALLQGMETIVQPNVSCKECADTISMVLKKLGQPVMTNLYYNTIKMLLERVSSVMIDEEAIRVLIGYVLDCLNGGNVIEEVGLNPNNAGEKGLRLLVMLSFVFGPHFLHNDILMQLVHFLELEDEMVAPLVLSIFTFLGKYKPLCDVASDIMDLMVPICKNFAETGTPKQAKQAIRCLFVNMTNIHDTIFPEIIERIKNSLTPTSEYYRTSIVTLGHIAYNLPEKYQVQIKNMVSRKIVKELLVKESSEQTADTIEGDWCREDQLPEETRCRLEGLKCMARWLLGLKTDVLSAQKTFRMLNAFVVNKGDLLQQGRLSKAEMSWLRLQAGCSMLKICEQKGVGDQFTAEQFYNLSQLMVDEVPQVREAFGSKLHKGLGRGIPNKCLPLDFMGYYALAGKEQDKRLKCVLKTYMQTDINKRRDYVKTLSLGTVERAMGQLPHILPDYMLVFAVPILAHDPEFTSHLMVSQLKMIQQCLWFILEPLITKNEYYCYSFYKNLIERMKSHKDALKSEDNNMNYKLWAVCDLAMNVIYTKTTNFDMKEFPSETRIPTMYFKRADELLANTRNYLPAEMQINMSSQKGKGSIHNTHSVSERPQRRAKSKQQKEVGIGPNETDARLQIGEVECIDAQPAEASETRIQLPGLEEENAFFQIEEPPAKRALRESDKVNK; translated from the exons ATGTCAGAAATAGTTTACCCGCAAGGGTGCAGATCTGTTACCGAAGATTTGGGTCCAGACGAACTTATTAGAAGATTAAAG ACGTTAGCTCACACTTTACAAGCGATGGGTCAAGATGAAGGAATGTATCAACAATATATACCGCTTGCATTACATTTGGCGGAAGAACATTTTTTAATGCATCAAAGTAAAGATGTGCAACTTTTAATTGCCTGTTGCATCGCAGATGTTCTAAGGGTTTATGCACCTGAAGCTCCATATAAAGATGCAGAGCAG GTCAAAACAATATTCTTATTTTTAATTAAGCAATTAGCTGGTTTAAAAGATCCCAAAGACCCTGCTTTTAAAAGATACTTTTATCTTTTGGAAAATTTGGCATATGTAAAATCATTTAATATGTGCTTCGAATTAGAAGACTGCCAGGAAATTTTCTGTGCTCTTTTTTCTCTTATGTTTAGGATAGTAAA CGATGAACATTCTGGTAAAGTCAAAAGCTTTATGTTGGATGTATTATGCCCACTTATTACAGAATCAGACATTGTTAGTAATGAACTTTTAGACATTATACTTATGAACATCGTAGAACCGAATAAAACACAGAAAAAAAACGCGTATTTACTTGCAAAAGAGCTAGTAATTAAATGTAGCGATACATTAGAACCTTATATTCAAGCA TTCTTTAATCACGTGCTAATCTTGGGAAAGGAAGAGAAAAGCTTACAAATCTGCAAGAAAGTGTATGATTTGATTTATGAGTTAAATCACATATGTCCAAGCGTCTTGTTGTCCGTCCTTCCACAGTTAGAGTGTAAACTAAAATCTTCTTCTGAAACCGAGAGATTGGGTGCTGTAGCATTGTTGGCAAGGATGTTTTCTGAGAAAGGATCCCAGTTAGCTGTACAGCATACACAACTGTGGCGTGCATTTTTAGGAAGGTTTAATGACATCAGTGTATCCATTCGTATAAAGTGTGTGCAGTATTCGATGCATTTTTTACTGAACCATCCTGAACTCAGAAAGGATATTACTGATACTTTAAAATTAAGACAACATGATGCAGATGAAAGTGTTCGATATGAAGTTGTTATGGCTATAGTGACTACTGCCAGGAGAGACTTCGAAGTGGTGTCAGACAGTGAAGACTTATTAGAATTTGTTAAAGAAAGAACTTTAGATAAAAAG TTTAAAATCAGAAAAGAAGCAATGGCAGGATTAGCAATGATATAcaagaaacatttaaatgatgcGGATGTGCCACAAGCAACAAAGAAGGCTGTTACTTGGATAAAGGATAAAATATTACATGGTTATTACATGGCAGGCATGGAAGACAGATTATTAGTAGAAAGATTACTAAACACTTGCTTGGTACCATACCAATTACCAGCAGGAGAAAGAATGAAGAAGCTATACCATTTGTTAGGTACTATTGACGATCATGCATCCAAAGCATTTGTGGAGCTACAAAAGCATCAGCTTGC TGTAAGAAGAGCAGTGGTTGAATGGTTAGAGATTGTGAAAAAGCCGGATGCCATGGTTGAGCTTGTAGCTAAAATTCATCAGATATCTCGGTTTCTGCCGGATCCTATGAAAGTGCAAGAATTTCTACAGAAATTTAGTGCTCACATGAGAAAAGATTCGGCGTTGTTACAAGGAATGGAAACAATAGTTCAACCGAATGTTTCTTGCAAAGAATGCGCAGACACAATAAGTATGGTCCTCAAAAAATTGGGACAGCCTGTCATGACAAATTTATATTACAACACAATAAAAATGTTGTTAGAAAGAGTTAGTTCTGTAATGATTGATGAAGAAGCAATTAGA GTTTTAATCGGATATGTATTAGACTGTTTGAATGGAGGTAATGTCATAGAAGAAGTTGGACTTAATCCAAATAATGCAGGTGAAAAGGGTCTGAGATTACTCGTG ATGCTTTCATTCGTATTTGGTCCACATTTTCTTCATAATGACATTCTGATGCAACTTGTTCATTTTCTGGAACTAGAGGATGAAATGGTAGCACCATTGGTCCTTTCGATTTTCACATTTCTAGGGAAATATAAGCCTTTATGTGATGTTGCATCGGATATCATGGATCTTATGGTTCCGATATGTAAAAACTTTGCAGAAACGGGAACACCGAAACAAGCAAAGCAAGCTATCAGGTGTTTATTTGTTAATATGACCAACATTCATGATACCATTTTCCCTGAAATTATTGAAAGAATTAAAAATAGCCTCACACCGACTTCAGAATATTATCGAACATCTATAGTTACATTAGGTCACATAGCTTACAATTTACCAGAAAAGTATCAagtacaaataaaaaatatggtGTCTAGAAAG ATAGTCAAGGAGTTATTAGTAAAAGAAAGTAGCGAACAAACTGCTGACACTATTGAAGGAGATTGGTGCAGAGAAGATCAATTGCCTGAAGAAACACGTTGTAGATTAGaaggtttgaagtgtatggcacGCTGGTTGTTAGGATTGAAGACTGACGTACTCTCTGCCCAGAAAACGTTCAGAATGTTAAATGCATTTGTAGTAAACAAAGGGGATCTTTTACAACAGGGCCGTTTAAGTAAAGCAGAGATGAGTTGGTTGCGGCTACAGGCTGGCTGCTCAATGCTAAAAATTTGTGAACAAAAAGGTGTTGGTGATCAATTCACTGCGGAACAATTCTATAACTTATCTCAGCTCATGGTG GATGAAGTTCCACAAGTAAGAGAAGCATTTGGTAGCAAGTTACATAAAGGACTCGGAAGGGGAATCCCAAATAAGTGCTTGCCACTAGATTTTATGGGTTACTATGCACTTGCTGGCAAAGAACAAGATAAAAGGTTAAAGTGTGTTTTAAAAACTTACATGCAAACTGATATAAATAAAAGGAGGGATTACGTTAAGACGTTATCATTGGGTACAGTGGAACGGGCCATGG GTCAACTGCCTCACATTCTTCCTGACTACATGCTAGTATTTGCAGTCCCTATTCTTGCACATGACCCTGAATTCACAAGTCATTTGATGGTCAGTCAGTTAAAAATGATACAACAATGTTTATGGTTTATATTAGAACCTCTTATAAcaaagaatgaatattattgctatAGTTTTTATAAAAATCTGATAGAACGAATGAAGAGTCATAAAGATGCTCTGAAGTCCGAGGATAATAACATGAATTAT AAATTGTGGGCCGTTTGTGATTTGGCTATGAATGTGATATATACGAAAACGACAAATTTCGACATGAAAGAATTCCCAAGTGAAACGCGAATTCCTACTATGTACTTCAAGCGGGCGGATGAATTACTAGCGAACACTAGGAATTATTTGCCTGCAGAAATGCAAATAAACATGTCAAGTCAAAAAGGGAAAGGTTCGATTCACAATACGCATTCTGTTAGCGAAAGACCACAACGTAGGGCCAAGTCTAAACAACAAAAAGAAGTAGGCATTGGGCCAAATGAAACTGATGCAAGG CTGCAAATTGGAGAAGTGGAATGTATTGATGCACAG CCggcagaagcatcagaaactagAATTCAATTACCTGGTTTAGAGGAAGAA AATGCATTTTTTCAGATTGAAGAACCACCAGCGAAGAGGGCATTAAGAGAATCAGataaagtaaataaataa